Genomic segment of Prosthecobacter debontii:
GAATGCCAGGTGAACAGCACCTCGCACAAAGACCCGAAAAAAACCGGCGGTCTTTACGCGGTGAAAGACGTTCTCGACACTGCTCCTGTGGGTGATGACGAGTGGTTCGACTACAGCATCAAAGTGGAAGGCAAGCACATCACCATCTCCATCAATGGCCAAGTGACCACCGATTGGACGGAGCCTGAAGGTTGGGATCCAGCTACCGCTCTGAAAAACATGCCTGGCCGTAAATTATCTCCTGGCACGATGGCTATTCAAGCCCACGACCCCAAGAGCGTCGTATATTACAAGGACCTTTACATCCGTCCTTTGTGATCCATCTAGGATGGCAATCCGCCTCCTTTTATGTTACGAGCGAGGGCTGAAAGGCCCTCGCTTCTTTTTTCCCCGCTTGTCATCCCATGAGCCAGATGCTCAGTCCAGATCTCTCTGTCACCGAAATCCGCTGCTACTTCGTGCGGAAACGTAACTGCCTGCTCGTGCGTGGCCGTTTCGGCCCCCTCTACATGGATTATTACCTGCATCTGATGCAGCACGGCATCAAGCACCCAGAGAAACTGGATGAAATGCTGAAGGATGGTCTCGCAGGGATTGCCCTCCACCTCGCCTCACGTCCCCACGATGAGAACTGTGCCTGGACCATCAATATTCATGATCCCCTGCTGAACATCTTCGTGACAGGGAACACTCACCCAGGCCGAGTCACAGGCAGACTGTTCACGGAGGATGTTCGGGACACCGGGCATTCCCTCTTCATCGCCCAGACCACCCGAACGCACATGCAGCCGCGGCAAAGCATGATCGAATTCCAGGGGAGGGACGTCTTGTCGGCCGTCGAGCAATTCTACACCCAGAGCGAGCAGCGCCCCACACGTCTTTTCAGACTGCCCGACGAGGATTTTGTGCAAATCTCCGCCGAACCCGACGCCGATGTCGAATGGCTCAACAGTCTGACCGATACAGATATCCCCAAGCTGGATGAGTCTGAACATTTAACCTTGCTCGAAACCCGTAACTACGTCTTCGACTGCGGATGCACGGCTGAACGCATGTTCCCCATGTTGTCTCGGCTGTCGGACGAAGACATCGATTATGTATTCGAAGATGGAGAAGCCACCATCACCTGCCCACGCTGTGCGGCGGTCTTTAGGACACCTCGCTCGGACTTTGATGAATGGAAAAGTCGCCTCGATAGCTAATCTCAGAAGCCTGTTTTACTTTACCCATGTCCGCGCCAGCCTCACCCGCCCTAGCCGCCCCGAATTACAAGATCGGTAACGAAAAGTTGATCAAGGTACTTCCGAATGCGGCCCGCAAACTCACCAGCCTGCTGACCAAGCAAGGCCGGGCTGAGCATGGGGCATTACGGATCGCTGTCGTGGGGGGGGGCTGCTCAGGACTTCAGTATAAGATGGATCTCGTCGATGGCCCTGCTAACCGAGACATCATGGTCTTGTCTTCGGATGTCCGTGTGGTGATCGATCCCAAAAGTGCGCTATTTGTCAGTGGTTCCGAATTGGATTTCAGCGATGACATCCAGCAAGGAGGATTCAAGGTCACCAACCCTAACGCCATCGTGACGTGTTCCTGCGGTGAGAGCTTCGCGGCCTAATCAAGCCCATGCCGGACGCCTTTGCTCTCCTCAATCTCCCTCCCCAGGCCGCCCTCACGGAGGAACAACTCCAGGCTGCCTATCTGACAGCCTCTAGGGCAGCCCATCCCGATCAAGCAGGGGGCGATACCCAACTCTCGGCCGATCTCAACGCCGCACTGGAGATGCTGAAGTCGCCCGTGACGCGCTTGAAGCACCTGATCGAGCAGCACTCCAACACTCCTTGGCGGGCGGTTCCCCTGGATGCCTCCCTGATGGGATTGTTTGAAAAGCTGGGCCCCCTGCTCCAATCCGCCGGAGCCTTCCTCAAAAAGAAGCAAACCGCGACCACAGCCCTGAGCAAGGCTTTGCTTGCCAGTGAGGAAATGCGCCTGCGGGAAGCACTCGAAAACCTAGGCACCAGCATCGAAGAAGCCTGGCAGGAACTCGAAGCCCAA
This window contains:
- a CDS encoding Hsp33 family molecular chaperone HslO translates to MSQMLSPDLSVTEIRCYFVRKRNCLLVRGRFGPLYMDYYLHLMQHGIKHPEKLDEMLKDGLAGIALHLASRPHDENCAWTINIHDPLLNIFVTGNTHPGRVTGRLFTEDVRDTGHSLFIAQTTRTHMQPRQSMIEFQGRDVLSAVEQFYTQSEQRPTRLFRLPDEDFVQISAEPDADVEWLNSLTDTDIPKLDESEHLTLLETRNYVFDCGCTAERMFPMLSRLSDEDIDYVFEDGEATITCPRCAAVFRTPRSDFDEWKSRLDS
- a CDS encoding HesB/IscA family protein, with translation MSAPASPALAAPNYKIGNEKLIKVLPNAARKLTSLLTKQGRAEHGALRIAVVGGGCSGLQYKMDLVDGPANRDIMVLSSDVRVVIDPKSALFVSGSELDFSDDIQQGGFKVTNPNAIVTCSCGESFAA